The genomic window AGCTTCCGGTTGACTTTGAATCTTTTCcatttccctctcctctccgACTTGATTGTCCtacacacactctctccaTTAACCGCACATATCACCCCGCGAACAACCAACATGGCAACCGCCGAACTCGACCGcgacccctccacagccatcaccgccatccgcGACGCCCGCCCTCCCGCCACCGACCGCTTCACCTATCTCACCATCGTCGAGTCGAACCTCTCCCCAGAGGtcctcccaaccctcaaCGAAGTCCTTCAAGATGCTGGTCTCACGCAAGAAATCGGCTGGGACCTGGTATACAACCTcgtctccctccccggcTCGTCATCATGCCTCGAGACGATCGCGCGCCTTGGCAACCCCCGAGAGGTCATCCTCAAGGTTCTCGAAACACTCGAACTCCTaggcgaagaggagggctACGAAGCAGATGATGAAGCTGAAACcacaaaggagaagaaggagggcggTGTGACAAAAACAGAGAAATTCATCATCCTAATGGGGATGCTGGCGATCCTACACGGAAGAATCAAGACGAAGTATCCCTCTCGCTTCCTGGCGCAGACGCTGCAGACGGTGCTGGGGGCTTATGAGGCGGGGAGTGAAGAGATGACGGCTGCGGTGATCAATTTGGTGCATAGTCTGagtgggaagagggcgaggccgccgttgccgagcAGGAAGTCGAGCGTGAATGTGGCCAACTTGGACGCTCGGGGGGATAGGGGGAAGAATGCGCCTGATCCggaggcggatgatgggaaggagggCGAGGCAAAGACGGAGGATCCGGATGAGACGGAGCTGCAGCagaagctgttgttgagTTTTGCCACGTGCGTGTTGGAGAGGTACGCGAATGAGAATGATTTGGCGTGGGCGGGGAGGCTGGTTGAGTTTTATGAGCCGGAGAGGACTGtgccggggaggaggacgttgATGGGGGCTTttagggaggaggaggggttgttggctaAGGATGGGATTGTGGGGAATTTGGTGGTATGTTTCTGTTCCTTGAAGATGTTAACTGACCCGAGAGCTGACATGATATCTAGGCACTGATTGGGGATCTTGGACTGAGGTCATGCTCTAGAACGTTCTTGAAGCATGTGTGTGAAGGACCTTTACATGAGAATCCGCTGGCTGGCTCAGAGGACTTTGAGTCAGCAAGCCAGGTCAAGCTTTCTACAGGAGGAGCTGTTTGTCTCGTGGCCTACTGGGTCTTCTCGTCGACAGTCTTTGACGCCGACCACCCACAGCCAGAGATGAACATCTTCCCAGACCACTATGCCGTCCTGGACAAATTCCTTCAAGATGATGCGCATGCCCAGATTCAACAGTCGCCAGGCACAGTAGAGGCCCTTGTTACAATCGGCCTCTGGCTGCATGCGAACAAGTTTGTCTCGGCGaaccccaacaccccgcTCACAAATCCTACAACATCTCCAGAAGATCCTACCTCGGATTTTATGCGGTATATTCACCTCGTCACGCTCATCGCGCTATTTCATCCCAAGCTTCACGTTCGCAACGCAGCCAGCACACTGGCTGGGCAGGTACTCCATTCTGATCCATCAGATGATGACCGCTTGAAGGTCTTGTACGATTTGTTGGAGAATTGCACATTTGCCTCGCTCAAAGCGAGAGCGATCACCTGGCTGAGAGAGGAGTTGATCGCAGCGTTCACGGCAAAGCTTCACCAAACAACCGCTTTTTCAACACCGCAGGCTCTGGAAACGGTGCAATACGTAGTCTTTCCAAACCTGGACTTTTTGGTGGAGGATACCAATCTGGAGGAAGTGGTCGAGTATCTGGTGACCAACGCACCATTCCTCATGCAGGCAGTGAACTTGGGATTATTCCTCTGGTCCAGTCCAGAGAAATGGAAGGCCGTGCTGCCGGCGAACATGGATGCGACGGTCAGGCAGCGCTGGTTTGAGCCGCTGCTGGAGAGCATCGAGAGGGTTCAAAAGGAGAGCAAGAGCTCTGATGTAGAGTTGGGGCCGTTGGAGGGTGAACTGGCCgtgttgaaggggaggttggaggatcTTGCTGCGAAGGAGGGATTCACTGGTGGGAAGGGTGTATGAGCATACTGTCGTTGACTGAGTATCTATCATCGGGTTGGGCACATATTGACGATTGTGAGATGAACTAGGTGGCGCAAACGGGAGCGACGGCGATAATGTGGGGGACGAGGGATAAGAGACATATGATGAACTGGTTCTGTAGGAGATATTGCTACTTGTGAATACTAAACGGATTGTTCcgggtgatggtgtcgatgaagaagacttGTTAGGACAGGGAGATCGAAGCACTTGGGCCGACATCTTGACCCTGAGCTTGGCCAAaatcaagatcaagaaggagcatTCATCTTGGCAACGTTCATTGCGGCCCCTGAGCAAGTTCAGGAGCATTTCCTCCAGGGGGCTGGGTTGAGAGTGGGGCAGGGGTGGCACAGACACCCGGGCCGTGGCTCCAATCGCTAGCGCCGAGCCACAGCGAACCAAAAAGCCTTTTCCCTGCAGGTAAACCGTTATGATGTCATTGTTGTAAGTGCTCCCGTTCTCGTACAGACCGCGATTATACATACACAATGGAGCAATTCCTGTTGGTTGCTCGATTGCGAGGGAAAATATCTTGCAGCGAAGGACCTAATACCTAGAATAAAAAGCCGAGTTCGTCCGAGCggctgttttttttttaaaaaaaagcGTTGACACCAAGTGACACCACACCCAGCACCATCGAGGGGCAACGACACGCGCCAAACACTTACAGCTACACAACGGCGACTTTGTCTGTGTCAGGAACACGCGTTGCCGGGCGAGCATTTGTGACCTTGCCGTTTCCCTCCTTGGCTGAtgcttttattttctttcaGTTTGCAAtaacaaaacaccaaaaccacctctGCGGATTTGATCGGCTTTTTGATCTGAGCGGTCGGTGCTCCCTCTCTTGCACATCAACTAGCAAATCCAGTTGCACGTACCTCGACAACACGGACGTCGACGACACGACTCTCCACCATGACGGGAGACTTTGAGTCCCCGAGCCCAGGAGGCCATCTGCCCAACGAGGCCGAGACCAAAGATGGAAACCTCAGGCTAGTTACCGAGACCCAAAACGGCCAGCAGGTTACTGTTGTCCGTGATGCCGATAACCACATTGTGTATCCCACCTACGTCCCACCTGCAACTCGCTCTCCCGTGTCAGGAGACTCGCCTTCTACATCGCCCTCACCAAAGACTACCACCATGTCCGAACCGAATCAAGatagggaaaagggggggcagCGGGAGGCAAAAGGGAAgcagcaagaggaggaaccAAAAGTCGAACAACCACGCAAGGTCCAGACAGAACCAACAGGCAGAACAGCCTCCCCTCGCCCCCAAGCTCGAAACTGGGCCACCGAATTCCCCCAACCCGACAAAACCTTCACCATGCCT from Podospora pseudoanserina strain CBS 124.78 chromosome 7 map unlocalized CBS124.78p_7.2, whole genome shotgun sequence includes these protein-coding regions:
- the YBP1 gene encoding YAP1-binding protein 1 (EggNog:ENOG503NXA3; COG:S), yielding MATAELDRDPSTAITAIRDARPPATDRFTYLTIVESNLSPEVLPTLNEVLQDAGLTQEIGWDLVYNLVSLPGSSSCLETIARLGNPREVILKVLETLELLGEEEGYEADDEAETTKEKKEGGVTKTEKFIILMGMLAILHGRIKTKYPSRFLAQTLQTVLGAYEAGSEEMTAAVINLVHSLSGKRARPPLPSRKSSVNVANLDARGDRGKNAPDPEADDGKEGEAKTEDPDETELQQKLLLSFATCVLERYANENDLAWAGRLVEFYEPERTVPGRRTLMGAFREEEGLLAKDGIVGNLVALIGDLGLRSCSRTFLKHVCEGPLHENPLAGSEDFESASQVKLSTGGAVCLVAYWVFSSTVFDADHPQPEMNIFPDHYAVLDKFLQDDAHAQIQQSPGTVEALVTIGLWLHANKFVSANPNTPLTNPTTSPEDPTSDFMRYIHLVTLIALFHPKLHVRNAASTLAGQVLHSDPSDDDRLKVLYDLLENCTFASLKARAITWLREELIAAFTAKLHQTTAFSTPQALETVQYVVFPNLDFLVEDTNLEEVVEYLVTNAPFLMQAVNLGLFLWSSPEKWKAVLPANMDATVRQRWFEPLLESIERVQKESKSSDVELGPLEGELAVLKGRLEDLAAKEGFTGGKGV